AAATCAATTCTTGTAAGAAATTATCATTATATTTCATTGATTTATGGCTATTGAATTAACGCCCAAGTCCTATATTGTTCACCATTTGACCAATCTAACACATACGGGTCATTTACAAGAGCGGGTGGTTGATTTTCACTTATTGAATATTGATTCCATTCTTTGGTCAATAATTGCTGGATTGATTATTCTGGTGTCCTTATATGCCATTATAAAGCCTGCAACAGCAAGCACACCTAATCGTTGGCAGGCTGCAGTGGAGTTACTTGTTGAATTTGTTGCTAACCAATCTAGAACCATTGTCCGTGGCAAACAGTCTTTTGTAGCCCCTTTAGCCTTAATTACCTTTTTGTGGGTGGTGATGATGAATAGCTTTGATTTACTACCTGTTGATTTAATGCCTAGCGTTATGGAATATTTAGGTGTTCAGCATAACCATATGCGTATCGTGCCAACTGCTGATTTAAATACAACATTAGGTATGGCGCTTGGTGTTTTTGGTATGAGCTTGTTTTTTAATCTGCGACATAAACATCTAAGTGGATTCTGCAAAGAGCTTGTCACTGTGCCATTTGGTGCCAATCTATTTTTTTGGCCATTTAACCTGCTACTGAATCTTATAGAATATATTGCTAAAACATTATCGCTAGGCATGCGATTATTTGGCAATATGCTCGCTGGGGAATTAATATTCTGTTTAATTGCACTACTTGGCACACTGTGGACGGGTTTAAATTTTACCTCTTTACTGGGTGTGGCAGGTCATTTTCTCGCAGGTATTGCTTGGGCAATATTTCATATTTTGATTATCGTACTACAAGG
This genomic stretch from Neisseriales bacterium harbors:
- the atpB gene encoding F0F1 ATP synthase subunit A codes for the protein MAIELTPKSYIVHHLTNLTHTGHLQERVVDFHLLNIDSILWSIIAGLIILVSLYAIIKPATASTPNRWQAAVELLVEFVANQSRTIVRGKQSFVAPLALITFLWVVMMNSFDLLPVDLMPSVMEYLGVQHNHMRIVPTADLNTTLGMALGVFGMSLFFNLRHKHLSGFCKELVTVPFGANLFFWPFNLLLNLIEYIAKTLSLGMRLFGNMLAGELIFCLIALLGTLWTGLNFTSLLGVAGHFLAGIAWAIFHILIIVLQGFIFMMLTLVYIGQACDHHT